One stretch of Natranaerovirga pectinivora DNA includes these proteins:
- a CDS encoding VWA domain-containing protein: MRLKNNKGITLVELLIGIALLGIISTIIFSMLNFGTKVHKMSLEEYQLQSSIRMALEKTNQIIRYSTALFAIPETSFQESNLTPGWHYFGVSEDKKEIINYRWDNTIAQHVKEVLVAHQNNISYNLRFEKISSHSEDNLLRFFVEASIDGTVYKKIDINSEIETFNTLQIINYGSDTNPATAVAYRGEDRQDSVIGHIAMVLDTSGSMAWNMAGNDSGPASTRRIAILKNEAKNLINGFAQESNIDISLVPFSTSANNPKPFRNARLETASLISDIDSLIAVGGTNTGDGIRRAYRGLQAHNSTLGPGITPSNYIIILVDGVTTFASVEKTSAINYVTHGNNILDHSSEYRNRSPWNSTGQIAGNGSSLDSHGTAYVDLIGSMIRNTNFAKVYVIGFSSRASDLLSVNDIANACGAPPERVFLAGDGNDLSVVFETIRYEIVNDLWHLKGPNL; this comes from the coding sequence ATGAGACTCAAGAATAATAAGGGCATTACCCTTGTTGAATTGCTTATTGGAATAGCGTTGTTAGGCATAATATCAACGATTATCTTCAGCATGCTTAATTTTGGTACCAAGGTTCATAAAATGTCTTTAGAGGAGTATCAGTTGCAGTCATCTATAAGGATGGCTTTGGAAAAAACAAATCAAATTATTAGGTATTCAACAGCTCTTTTTGCTATTCCTGAAACTAGCTTTCAGGAAAGTAATCTTACCCCTGGCTGGCATTATTTTGGTGTGAGTGAGGATAAAAAAGAAATTATTAATTATAGATGGGACAATACTATTGCACAGCATGTAAAAGAGGTCCTCGTGGCCCATCAAAACAACATTTCTTATAACCTTCGTTTTGAAAAAATTAGCTCCCATAGTGAAGATAATTTACTTCGTTTTTTTGTTGAAGCATCAATAGATGGAACTGTCTACAAAAAAATAGATATAAACTCAGAGATAGAAACTTTTAATACTTTACAAATCATTAACTACGGGTCTGATACGAATCCTGCAACAGCAGTGGCGTATAGAGGCGAAGATAGACAGGACAGTGTTATAGGTCATATTGCAATGGTTCTAGATACTTCTGGTAGTATGGCTTGGAACATGGCAGGAAATGACAGTGGACCTGCCAGCACACGTAGAATTGCAATTTTAAAAAATGAAGCCAAAAACCTCATAAATGGATTTGCTCAAGAAAGTAATATTGATATTTCCCTAGTTCCCTTTTCAACGTCTGCAAATAACCCAAAGCCCTTCAGAAATGCCAGGTTAGAAACTGCTAGTTTAATTAGTGATATAGATAGCTTGATTGCTGTAGGAGGAACAAATACAGGGGACGGGATAAGACGGGCTTATAGAGGCTTACAAGCGCATAATAGTACTCTTGGACCTGGTATTACTCCTAGCAATTATATTATTATATTGGTAGATGGGGTTACAACCTTTGCCAGTGTAGAAAAGACCAGCGCTATCAATTATGTTACGCATGGCAATAACATTTTGGATCATTCTTCAGAGTATAGAAATAGGTCTCCATGGAATAGTACAGGACAAATTGCAGGAAATGGTTCTAGTCTTGATTCCCATGGCACCGCTTATGTGGATTTAATAGGAAGTATGATTAGGAATACTAACTTTGCTAAAGTTTATGTTATTGGTTTTTCATCTAGGGCTAGTGATTTATTAAGTGTAAATGATATAGCCAATGCCTGTGGTGCCCCACCTGAACGTGTGTTTTTAGCAGGTGATGGAAATGATCTTAGTGTAGTCTTTGAAACGATTAGGTACGAAATTGTTAATGATTTATGGCATCTTAAAGGACCAAATCTTTAA
- a CDS encoding prepilin-type N-terminal cleavage/methylation domain-containing protein, giving the protein MWNKKGFTLIEIIIGLAIIGIIAISIIASFSNMYVMTSATKNFTDEVFQSQQEIELQMQEVKNQVILGSTPAGQQSYIIFQGTPYQRSVKGYPREVYVGSSGMIYTIVADTRMPEFEVATISNVGIDLRSGSNIISHAYISTPSLNIRSSTPVITDPNNVNLMNLHKWYVSRAGFNIPMIENPEEPEIGVKYPRYPNDYIIIPNETLSNLNNIHSSYRGRHIIYTITPAAKSGKMGVTIPSNPVFISGLPITEGLVLHLDASYINKEDTNQVRTINSNEIYAKRWLDLSSSKRDAIQNQNVSQPQLVELEYSANQWGKSLRGYQGVTMSTGLFSPNNTTNLSVIVSAKIQENHSGSPHNLIINGGSGSWGFGWNDSGSLCYYLRNAINDHYYASQSKTPDHDWHVFTGIITQNNIIFRIDGNEVVVPRQLPVSSINIGPVRINWHSQLEIGEIIIYNRDISGQDLETVENYLYNKYSPTA; this is encoded by the coding sequence ATGTGGAACAAAAAAGGATTTACCTTAATTGAAATCATAATTGGATTGGCTATTATAGGAATAATTGCTATTAGTATTATAGCTTCATTTTCTAATATGTATGTTATGACCAGTGCGACCAAAAATTTTACAGATGAAGTATTTCAATCACAGCAAGAAATAGAACTTCAAATGCAAGAGGTTAAAAATCAAGTTATTTTAGGAAGTACACCAGCAGGCCAACAAAGCTATATCATATTTCAAGGAACCCCCTATCAACGCTCAGTGAAGGGTTATCCAAGAGAGGTCTACGTTGGTAGTAGTGGTATGATTTATACCATTGTGGCGGATACTAGGATGCCTGAATTTGAAGTGGCTACAATTAGTAATGTTGGGATTGATTTAAGAAGTGGAAGCAATATAATATCTCATGCCTATATATCTACGCCCTCTTTGAATATTCGATCAAGTACGCCTGTAATTACAGATCCTAATAATGTAAATTTAATGAACTTACATAAATGGTATGTATCAAGAGCAGGATTTAATATACCAATGATTGAAAATCCAGAAGAGCCAGAAATAGGTGTAAAATATCCACGATATCCTAATGATTATATTATCATACCGAATGAAACCTTAAGTAATCTGAATAATATACACTCGAGCTATAGAGGAAGACACATAATTTATACCATCACACCAGCGGCAAAATCAGGAAAAATGGGAGTAACGATACCCAGTAACCCTGTATTTATATCAGGTCTTCCTATTACTGAGGGGCTTGTTCTTCATTTAGATGCCTCTTATATTAACAAAGAAGATACAAATCAAGTAAGAACAATAAACTCAAATGAAATATATGCAAAAAGATGGTTGGATTTATCATCCAGTAAAAGGGATGCTATCCAAAATCAAAATGTCTCACAACCCCAACTGGTGGAACTAGAATATAGTGCAAATCAATGGGGAAAAAGCTTGAGGGGTTATCAAGGTGTTACTATGAGTACTGGTTTGTTTTCTCCAAACAATACAACCAATTTATCAGTAATTGTATCTGCAAAGATACAGGAAAACCATAGTGGTAGCCCTCATAATTTAATAATAAATGGTGGTTCAGGTTCATGGGGCTTTGGCTGGAACGATTCTGGGTCTTTATGTTATTATCTTCGAAATGCAATTAATGATCATTATTATGCTAGCCAAAGTAAAACACCAGATCATGATTGGCATGTGTTTACAGGCATTATTACTCAAAATAATATAATTTTTAGGATAGATGGTAATGAAGTGGTGGTGCCGAGACAATTACCTGTTTCTTCTATTAATATAGGTCCAGTGAGAATCAATTGGCACTCTCAGTTAGAAATAGGAGAAATAATTATTTATAACAGAGATATTTCAGGTCAAGATTTAGAGACAGTTGAAAACTACCTGTATAATAAATATAGTCCGACAGCATAA
- a CDS encoding type IV pilus modification PilV family protein — MIKCKNKNNNCINNNRNFNYKNQNAGVTLIEIIVALAIISIIMIPVFGLLNHSFMMVIDSRRTMEASNIAQQIVEERYMESRDLTVQPPLQGINKDWLSNSDFDYLMNQKDFWIVEEIEREGRIIKLLIRIYNDNNETKLLAQIESRFIWLFEEGGS, encoded by the coding sequence ATGATTAAATGTAAAAATAAAAACAATAATTGTATTAATAATAATAGAAACTTTAATTATAAAAATCAAAATGCGGGAGTTACTTTAATAGAAATAATTGTTGCTTTGGCTATTATTAGCATTATTATGATTCCTGTATTTGGTCTGTTGAATCACTCATTTATGATGGTTATTGACTCTCGAAGGACTATGGAAGCATCAAATATAGCTCAACAGATCGTAGAAGAAAGGTATATGGAAAGTCGTGATTTAACGGTACAACCACCTCTCCAAGGCATTAATAAAGACTGGTTAAGCAACTCGGATTTTGATTATTTAATGAATCAAAAGGATTTTTGGATTGTAGAAGAAATAGAGAGGGAAGGTAGAATAATTAAACTCCTAATTAGAATATATAATGATAATAATGAGACAAAGTTACTGGCACAAATTGAATCTAGGTTTATTTGGTTATTCGAAGAAGGCGGTAGTTAA
- a CDS encoding prepilin-type N-terminal cleavage/methylation domain-containing protein — MKKDLFNKKGVTLIEIIVVIAIISIVFTLGFSFFSMFINSFFKQADIIDSQRAVNGIIRELDREIRRVDINDISILDNGISVGSLDYKMQGDTLLKNGSILNRGITDFFVTKVGNKITINITIDGKHENSINMEHVIYIREW; from the coding sequence ATGAAAAAGGATTTGTTTAACAAAAAAGGGGTTACATTAATTGAAATCATTGTTGTTATTGCCATAATTAGTATTGTTTTTACCTTGGGTTTTTCTTTTTTTTCAATGTTTATCAATAGTTTTTTTAAACAAGCAGATATTATTGATAGCCAACGTGCAGTCAATGGGATTATAAGAGAATTGGATAGAGAAATAAGAAGAGTAGATATTAATGATATATCTATATTAGATAATGGAATTTCTGTTGGAAGTTTAGACTATAAAATGCAAGGGGATACATTACTAAAAAACGGTAGTATCTTAAATAGAGGCATTACTGATTTTTTTGTTACAAAGGTTGGTAATAAAATCACGATTAATATTACTATAGATGGCAAACACGAAAATAGTATTAATATGGAACATGTCATATACATAAGGGAGTGGTGA
- a CDS encoding DUF7305 domain-containing protein: MMIWSKFKTLLEDHRGSALIVVLLVLVVVSVLGIPLMSLSFTNNTLTKMDRDLQAAYYISEAGIVEHIEMIKSEVLSIYNSSEGDQEERFFTEIYEQLGESMITFEDSFGNTTFSEVVFTDPIPNSGNPRVYQIASIGSVNGRERRLLSSVTIEWIPKSTQSIFTDMVIFSNSSIAVPNGTITGPIGTNSSQAGSITISGGGTVNGEIFVGPSGGADVVNGVNHATPQPLSEVRELLMPPTPGYPDNLPLYPNKKINIPWNEHDLVKDGNLNITSHLLQPQHGLNTLVLDGNYQFNRITATSNYTLNIDLGGGHRTIVVNELNMNNGHINIMGAGKLTIHVLDKISFGSSSSMNNPSPGGSITQSKIDQLEIVYRGNNPFSLAGGQKIYGSIFVESANISFGAGSGVFGTIISGGNNVVLDGGTNAIVRTIYAPNANIKIEGGATVKGSVIGNSIQLDGGAYLNHDLMEGVDIPFFPPNTDDVEVDNLIIGKTPIRER, encoded by the coding sequence ATGATGATATGGAGTAAGTTTAAAACTTTACTAGAGGATCATAGAGGATCAGCGTTAATTGTTGTATTACTCGTGTTGGTTGTTGTTTCTGTATTAGGGATTCCTTTAATGTCTTTGAGTTTTACAAATAACACATTAACCAAGATGGATAGGGACTTACAGGCTGCATATTACATTTCTGAAGCTGGTATAGTTGAACATATAGAAATGATAAAGTCAGAAGTATTGTCAATTTATAATAGTTCAGAAGGAGATCAGGAAGAGCGTTTCTTTACAGAGATTTATGAACAATTAGGAGAGAGCATGATAACCTTCGAAGATTCATTTGGAAATACTACATTTTCAGAGGTTGTTTTTACTGATCCCATTCCCAATAGTGGTAATCCTAGGGTTTATCAAATTGCATCTATCGGAAGTGTTAATGGTAGAGAAAGAAGACTTTTGTCTTCCGTAACAATTGAATGGATACCAAAGTCAACACAGAGTATTTTTACAGACATGGTTATTTTCTCAAATAGTTCTATTGCGGTACCTAATGGGACAATAACTGGACCTATTGGAACGAACTCAAGTCAAGCGGGTTCTATTACAATAAGTGGTGGAGGTACTGTTAATGGGGAGATATTTGTTGGTCCTAGTGGTGGTGCAGACGTAGTTAATGGGGTTAATCATGCCACCCCGCAACCTTTAAGTGAAGTTCGTGAATTATTAATGCCTCCTACTCCTGGTTATCCAGATAACTTACCTTTATATCCTAACAAAAAAATTAATATACCATGGAATGAACATGACCTTGTAAAAGATGGAAATTTAAATATCACTAGCCATCTATTACAACCACAGCATGGACTTAACACTTTGGTTTTGGATGGCAATTATCAGTTTAACAGAATAACAGCAACTAGTAATTATACACTTAATATTGACTTGGGCGGTGGACACCGAACAATTGTTGTTAATGAATTAAATATGAATAATGGTCATATAAACATAATGGGAGCTGGAAAATTAACCATTCATGTTCTTGATAAAATAAGTTTTGGTTCTTCTAGTAGTATGAATAACCCTAGTCCTGGAGGTTCAATAACTCAATCAAAAATTGACCAGCTAGAAATTGTATATAGAGGAAATAACCCATTCAGCTTAGCTGGGGGTCAAAAGATTTATGGCTCAATCTTTGTTGAATCTGCCAATATTAGTTTTGGTGCCGGAAGTGGTGTGTTTGGTACCATTATTTCAGGTGGAAATAATGTTGTTTTAGATGGGGGAACAAATGCTATTGTACGTACTATTTATGCGCCTAATGCAAATATTAAAATAGAAGGTGGAGCCACAGTCAAAGGTTCAGTAATTGGCAACTCTATTCAATTGGATGGTGGTGCTTATTTGAATCATGATTTAATGGAGGGTGTAGATATCCCATTTTTTCCTCCTAACACGGATGATGTTGAAGTAGATAATCTTATTATAGGCAAAACGCCAATAAGGGAAAGATAG
- a CDS encoding YqeG family HAD IIIA-type phosphatase, protein MLKKLFPDTYVDSIHDIDYKKLYEEGKRGLIFDIDNTLVPYDVAHPDDKIITLFEELKALGFKICLASNNNKDRVIKFNERLKLIAIHKALKPFRRNLRKAMYLMKTKKEETVIIGDQIFTDVLGGNRLGIKTILVVPIQDKEEWITKIKRNTERKILDIYQKRSGK, encoded by the coding sequence ATGCTAAAAAAACTATTTCCAGACACATATGTTGATTCAATACACGACATTGATTATAAAAAATTATATGAAGAAGGGAAAAGAGGTTTGATTTTTGATATTGATAACACATTAGTACCTTATGATGTGGCTCATCCTGATGATAAAATCATAACTTTATTTGAAGAACTTAAAGCTCTAGGGTTTAAGATATGTTTGGCATCTAATAATAACAAAGATAGAGTGATTAAGTTTAATGAACGTCTAAAATTAATTGCAATACACAAAGCATTAAAACCTTTTAGAAGGAACTTAAGAAAAGCGATGTATCTTATGAAGACTAAGAAAGAAGAAACAGTAATCATTGGTGATCAAATTTTTACAGATGTATTAGGTGGTAATAGACTAGGGATTAAAACCATTTTAGTGGTACCAATACAAGACAAAGAAGAATGGATTACGAAGATTAAAAGAAATACGGAAAGAAAGATTTTAGATATATATCAAAAAAGGAGTGGTAAATGA
- the aroE gene encoding shikimate dehydrogenase — translation MIRCVNGRSKLFGVIGNPVEHTLSPELHNTFGKLSNNNLIYVPFKVEKDKVKEAVEGLWAANVQGFNVTVPFKKDVIPHLVEIDEEARRIGAVNTMKRLENGYKGYNTDINGLYKSITSEGFDLKDEDVIIIGAGGAAKAATYMSAREGASAIYVLNRNVDNAQILVDSVKEYYPDAEINVLSTKDYKKLPDKKYIAIQTTPVGMSTYLEEAVIEEDDFYKMIKFGVDAIYEPAETLFMKKVVANGGHAINGLKMLVYQAVLSFEIWTGSYIDDEKSDELLRRLYKLVKGE, via the coding sequence ATGATTAGATGCGTTAATGGTAGAAGTAAATTATTTGGAGTAATTGGTAATCCTGTAGAACATACCTTATCACCAGAGCTTCATAATACATTTGGAAAGCTTAGTAATAACAATTTAATATACGTTCCCTTTAAAGTAGAAAAAGATAAAGTAAAGGAAGCTGTTGAAGGGTTATGGGCAGCTAATGTCCAGGGCTTTAATGTTACAGTTCCTTTTAAAAAAGATGTTATTCCTCACCTTGTAGAAATTGATGAAGAAGCAAGAAGAATTGGTGCAGTTAACACTATGAAAAGGTTAGAAAATGGTTATAAAGGATATAACACAGATATTAATGGATTATATAAATCTATAACAAGTGAAGGTTTTGACTTAAAGGACGAAGATGTTATTATTATAGGTGCAGGTGGTGCTGCAAAAGCTGCAACCTATATGAGTGCCCGTGAAGGCGCATCTGCAATATACGTTCTCAATAGAAATGTTGACAACGCACAAATATTAGTGGATAGTGTGAAAGAATACTATCCAGATGCAGAGATCAATGTCTTAAGTACAAAAGACTATAAAAAATTACCAGACAAGAAATACATTGCTATTCAAACAACACCAGTTGGAATGTCTACTTATCTTGAAGAAGCTGTTATAGAAGAAGATGATTTTTATAAAATGATCAAATTTGGTGTAGATGCTATTTATGAGCCAGCAGAAACTCTTTTTATGAAGAAAGTAGTAGCTAATGGCGGTCATGCAATCAATGGACTAAAAATGTTAGTGTATCAAGCTGTATTATCTTTTGAAATATGGACGGGTAGTTATATTGATGATGAAAAATCTGATGAATTATTAAGAAGATTATATAAGTTAGTAAAAGGTGAATAA
- a CDS encoding shikimate kinase: MKNIVLVGFMGSGKTTIGRLLSSAFTLDFLDTDALIEEKEQVSISDIFKYKGESYFRQSETNVLKSLLDEEKHSIILSTGGGMVLKDENVKLMKEIGMVIYLSASPQTIALRLENDTTRPLLEGKDKLEFITKLLEDRQKFYKNAADYIIHTDDKSLEEIIKEVEGIYEKTNGN, translated from the coding sequence TTGAAAAATATAGTATTAGTAGGGTTTATGGGATCAGGTAAGACAACGATAGGAAGATTGCTTTCTAGTGCATTCACATTAGATTTTTTAGATACAGATGCTTTAATTGAAGAAAAGGAACAAGTAAGTATATCAGATATTTTTAAATATAAAGGTGAATCTTATTTTAGACAAAGTGAAACCAATGTATTAAAATCCCTTCTTGATGAAGAAAAACATTCTATTATTTTATCAACAGGCGGTGGAATGGTTTTAAAAGACGAAAATGTTAAATTAATGAAAGAAATAGGAATGGTTATATATCTTAGTGCTTCTCCACAAACTATAGCTTTAAGACTTGAAAATGACACAACAAGACCTTTGCTAGAAGGTAAAGACAAGTTAGAGTTTATAACTAAGTTATTAGAGGATCGGCAAAAGTTTTATAAAAATGCAGCGGATTATATTATTCATACAGATGATAAGAGTTTAGAAGAAATTATTAAAGAGGTTGAGGGTATTTATGAAAAAACTAATGGTAATTAA
- the aroQ gene encoding type II 3-dehydroquinate dehydratase: MKKLMVINGPNINFLGIREASIYGNNNFEYLKKIIEEKAQKENISIECFQSNSEGAIVDRIQECYHNKIDGIVINPAAYTHYSIAIRDALSAVNIPTIEVHISNIHKREEFRHKSVTAPVCVGQIAGLGLKGYILAIDGILGYLNEKE; encoded by the coding sequence ATGAAAAAACTAATGGTAATTAATGGGCCCAATATAAATTTTTTAGGAATAAGAGAAGCGTCCATTTATGGTAACAATAATTTTGAGTACCTTAAGAAAATAATAGAAGAAAAAGCACAAAAAGAAAACATAAGTATAGAATGCTTTCAATCTAACTCTGAAGGAGCTATTGTTGATAGGATTCAAGAATGTTATCATAATAAAATTGATGGTATTGTTATTAATCCTGCAGCATATACCCATTATAGTATAGCTATAAGAGATGCACTTTCAGCTGTTAACATTCCAACAATTGAAGTGCATATATCAAATATTCACAAAAGGGAAGAGTTTAGACATAAATCAGTAACAGCCCCAGTTTGTGTAGGTCAGATAGCCGGTTTAGGTCTTAAGGGATATATACTTGCTATCGATGGAATCCTTGGGTATTTAAATGAAAAGGAGTAG
- a CDS encoding M24 family metallopeptidase — MSRIKKLIKKLEKNNLDAMIIHNGLNRRYLSGFTGSTAYLYISKNKQIILTDFRYMEQATNECKDFEVVDMLAEGHIATFNKIIQDDNIESIGFEQNTVTYQEFAVLEDGLKIKKLVPISDMVESLRMVKEEEEIENIRKAVSIGDKAFDYILDVLKPGISEKEIALELEFFMKKEGASKLSFDSIVASGVHSSMPHASPSDKKIESGDFVTLDFGCVYKGYCSDMTRTMVIGKANEKQKEIYNTVLEAQLKAISTIKEGISGIDADKVARDLIKEKGYGEYFGHGLGHAVGLYIHESPRLSPLGHDTLEENMVVTVEPGIYVPKFGGVRIEDIVIVKKDGVINLTKSPKELIEL, encoded by the coding sequence TTGAGTAGAATAAAAAAACTAATTAAAAAGCTAGAAAAGAATAATTTAGATGCAATGATTATTCATAATGGTTTAAATCGTAGGTATCTAAGTGGATTTACAGGTTCTACTGCATACTTGTATATTTCAAAGAATAAGCAAATCATATTAACAGATTTTAGGTATATGGAACAAGCAACTAATGAATGTAAAGATTTTGAAGTTGTAGATATGTTGGCAGAAGGACATATTGCTACTTTTAATAAAATTATACAGGATGATAATATAGAATCTATAGGATTTGAACAGAATACGGTGACCTATCAAGAATTTGCAGTTTTAGAAGATGGGTTAAAGATTAAAAAACTAGTACCCATTTCTGACATGGTTGAAAGTTTAAGAATGGTAAAAGAAGAAGAGGAAATAGAAAATATTAGAAAAGCTGTTTCTATTGGCGATAAAGCTTTTGATTATATATTAGATGTGCTAAAACCAGGTATTTCAGAAAAAGAGATAGCCCTTGAACTAGAATTCTTTATGAAAAAGGAAGGGGCTTCAAAACTAAGCTTTGATAGTATTGTTGCTTCTGGGGTACATTCTTCTATGCCTCATGCAAGTCCAAGTGATAAAAAAATTGAATCTGGTGATTTTGTGACCTTGGATTTTGGTTGTGTTTATAAGGGCTATTGTTCAGATATGACAAGAACTATGGTAATTGGTAAAGCAAATGAGAAACAAAAAGAAATTTACAACACGGTGTTAGAAGCTCAATTAAAGGCAATTTCAACAATTAAAGAAGGCATATCAGGAATTGATGCTGATAAGGTTGCAAGGGACTTAATTAAAGAAAAAGGCTATGGTGAGTATTTTGGACATGGACTAGGTCATGCTGTAGGCTTGTATATCCATGAATCACCTAGATTGTCTCCTTTAGGGCATGATACATTAGAAGAAAATATGGTGGTAACTGTTGAACCAGGAATATATGTACCAAAGTTTGGTGGGGTGAGAATTGAAGATATTGTTATTGTAAAAAAAGATGGTGTCATTAATCTTACAAAATCACCTAAAGAATTAATTGAGTTATAG
- the efp gene encoding elongation factor P, translated as MVSAGDFRNGLTIEYDGAIYVIIDFQHVKPGKGAAFVRTKIRNLKTGAVIEKTFRPSEKMPTAHIERKDMQYLYNDGELFHFMDVQSYEQIAINKGHLSDALKFVKENEMVKILSHNNVVFGIEPPITVELEITETEPGLKGDTATGATKPAVVETGATVYVPLFVEIGNKIKIDTRTGEYLSRA; from the coding sequence ATGGTTTCAGCAGGAGATTTTAGGAATGGTTTAACAATAGAATATGATGGTGCTATTTATGTTATAATAGATTTCCAACATGTAAAACCAGGTAAAGGTGCGGCCTTTGTAAGAACAAAAATTAGAAACTTAAAAACAGGAGCAGTGATAGAAAAAACATTTAGACCAAGTGAAAAAATGCCAACTGCACATATTGAACGTAAAGATATGCAATACCTGTATAATGATGGAGAATTATTCCATTTTATGGATGTACAATCATATGAGCAAATTGCTATAAATAAAGGTCATTTAAGTGATGCTTTAAAATTTGTAAAAGAAAATGAAATGGTAAAAATACTATCTCACAATAATGTGGTATTTGGTATTGAACCTCCAATAACTGTTGAATTAGAAATTACTGAAACTGAGCCAGGTCTTAAAGGTGATACGGCAACAGGGGCAACTAAGCCAGCAGTAGTAGAAACAGGTGCAACAGTTTATGTTCCTCTATTCGTTGAGATAGGGAATAAAATTAAAATTGATACTAGAACAGGTGAATACCTGTCAAGAGCATAA
- the spoIIIAA gene encoding stage III sporulation protein AA: MDKIDKKSSVIRIFSLNIRSVLGKLSEMKFEHLQEIRLRMNSPLIVVYKNKEYFINESGELTYDPKNSYIITNKEIKETIEYISNYSLYAFEEDIKQGFITIQGGHRVGLAGKVIMEAGKIKNIKYISFINVRISHEIKGCADEVVKAIVKDNSLYHTMIISPPRCGKTTLLRDIVRQISNGNLKRRGMTVGVVDERSEIGGCYNGIPQNDLGIRTDLLDCCPKADGMLMLIRSMSPEVVAVDEIGSEIDINAIEYVMNSGCKLICTVHGQSMEDMEQKPILNKLVRNKAFERYIVLSNRTGIGQVVGIYDENRQPLII; encoded by the coding sequence GTGGACAAGATAGATAAAAAAAGTTCTGTAATTAGAATTTTTTCTTTAAACATACGCTCGGTTTTAGGTAAGTTATCTGAAATGAAGTTTGAGCATTTGCAAGAGATAAGGCTGAGAATGAACTCGCCTCTTATCGTAGTTTATAAGAACAAAGAGTATTTTATTAATGAATCAGGAGAATTAACTTATGATCCTAAAAATAGCTACATTATAACCAATAAAGAAATCAAAGAAACCATTGAGTACATAAGTAATTATTCTCTATATGCTTTTGAAGAAGATATCAAACAAGGGTTTATAACCATTCAAGGTGGCCATCGTGTAGGTTTAGCTGGCAAAGTGATTATGGAAGCAGGAAAAATAAAAAATATAAAATATATATCTTTTATTAATGTTCGTATTTCACATGAAATAAAGGGGTGTGCAGATGAAGTAGTAAAAGCAATTGTTAAAGATAACTCTCTCTATCATACGATGATCATCTCCCCACCAAGATGCGGTAAAACCACATTATTAAGAGATATTGTAAGACAAATCTCAAATGGGAATTTAAAAAGACGGGGAATGACAGTTGGCGTAGTTGATGAACGTTCAGAAATTGGTGGATGTTACAATGGCATTCCTCAAAATGATTTAGGAATTAGGACAGACTTATTAGATTGTTGCCCTAAAGCAGATGGCATGTTAATGCTCATTCGTTCTATGTCTCCTGAAGTCGTAGCAGTAGATGAAATTGGCAGTGAAATTGATATAAATGCTATTGAATATGTTATGAATTCAGGCTGTAAATTAATATGTACAGTCCATGGACAATCTATGGAAGATATGGAGCAAAAGCCAATATTAAATAAACTTGTTAGAAATAAAGCATTTGAAAGATATATCGTTTTAAGCAATAGAACAGGTATAGGACAAGTTGTTGGTATTTATGATGAAAATAGACAACCTTTAATTATATAA